From the genome of Saccharicrinis carchari, one region includes:
- a CDS encoding GH92 family glycosyl hydrolase, producing the protein MRLKNIALFLILASLLSACYSGSKSPYDYADPMIGTDGLGHTFPGATVPFGMVQLSPSNDFKAWNWCSGYHYSDSILKGFAHTHLSGAGLAGLGDILFMPTTGEVKLEAGTEENPEMGYRSRFSHNQEEASPGYYSVVLKDYDVNVELTATERVGFHKYTPAQAGTLNVIIDPTHHIMERVLDTGIEYISDTEMRGYKKSDGEGGERTVFFYARFSKPIIKFGLAKDNTVSPGAETLKGKNTKAFVQVQLKSNEALQVQVALSFVSHRGAKSNFDAEGAGLSFTEVHTMARSKWSEKLNKIKVDGKSTSDKRIFYTAMYHSFISPNLISDVNGKYVVEGKVLTSEIPQYSNFSTWDTFRALNPLFTMIDQEKTAEFVNSLASRHSDAKVGLPVWECLGHDNVCMIGYNAVSPLVDAALKDIKGIDANQVYEAVRAAAMSTEKHSPNYDKNGMEEYIQLGFVPAELNCAVSKTTEQNYYDWCIAMLAKKLGRTADAQLFIERSLGYRNLFNPQTQFLHSKYTTGEWREMDLTVWSDLIGNYVSGNIWAYSAFVPHDVEGLMSLIGGREELATWLDGIFTDTSHIAGDTHVDISGFIGKYGHGDEPGHHMPYLYNYAGQPWKTQSYVRKVMDDFYQDTPDGLVNNDDLGQMSAWYIFGALGFYPVCPGDMQYIITAPLFSSAAIQLENGKQFTIRAKNNPKENIYIQSVTLNGEPYTKSFIAHQQIMQGGEMVFEMGGEPNKKWASEPEDMPVSSVSVPKGSSALPQITLKPFDKDNSEMFEGSRKVRLHSNTPDADIYYTLDGSTPDKKSKKYKGGITMHKTSNLKAIAYADGMKPSFVYDRTYYAGRRFEELAQGYPILTLENKAGQHIPTKDSPLMNQKIGSEKFNDGRWVGFNGRDMVAVIDFGQEIRLKNLSLGFLSNTGVWIFPPSAISVSASNDNKNFKEIAHKSFSYSQAELEETFLERPIFNLNHIKTRYLKVTASEFGPIPSWHAATGHKGLMYLDEIILN; encoded by the coding sequence ATGAGATTAAAAAACATAGCGCTTTTCCTGATTCTTGCCTCCCTGCTGTCGGCTTGTTACAGCGGGTCGAAATCACCATACGATTATGCGGATCCCATGATTGGCACTGATGGTCTGGGGCATACCTTTCCGGGTGCTACTGTTCCTTTTGGCATGGTACAGCTAAGTCCGTCCAACGATTTTAAGGCCTGGAACTGGTGCTCGGGTTACCATTATTCCGACAGCATATTAAAAGGCTTTGCCCACACGCACCTCAGCGGTGCCGGACTGGCCGGCTTAGGCGACATCCTGTTTATGCCCACCACGGGCGAAGTAAAGCTGGAAGCCGGAACGGAAGAAAACCCCGAAATGGGATACCGATCACGTTTCTCGCACAATCAGGAGGAGGCATCGCCCGGGTATTATTCAGTGGTGCTGAAGGATTATGATGTCAATGTGGAGCTAACAGCTACCGAGCGGGTAGGTTTCCATAAATATACCCCGGCTCAGGCAGGTACCCTAAATGTAATCATCGATCCCACACATCATATCATGGAGCGGGTACTGGATACGGGTATTGAGTACATTTCGGATACCGAGATGCGAGGCTATAAAAAAAGCGATGGCGAAGGTGGCGAACGGACCGTGTTTTTTTATGCCAGGTTTTCCAAGCCAATTATAAAATTTGGCTTAGCTAAGGATAATACGGTAAGTCCCGGTGCAGAAACACTGAAGGGTAAAAACACCAAGGCCTTTGTGCAGGTTCAACTAAAATCAAACGAAGCACTTCAGGTGCAGGTGGCTCTTTCGTTTGTAAGTCACCGAGGTGCCAAATCCAATTTTGATGCCGAAGGCGCCGGACTATCTTTTACTGAGGTGCATACGATGGCTCGTTCAAAGTGGAGCGAAAAACTAAATAAGATCAAGGTGGACGGAAAATCAACATCCGACAAGCGTATTTTTTACACCGCTATGTACCATTCTTTTATCTCCCCTAATTTAATTTCAGATGTAAATGGCAAATATGTGGTGGAAGGAAAAGTGCTGACTTCAGAAATTCCGCAATATTCCAATTTCTCTACCTGGGACACCTTTAGGGCGCTCAATCCACTGTTTACTATGATCGACCAGGAAAAGACCGCAGAATTTGTCAATTCACTGGCCAGTCGCCATTCCGATGCCAAGGTGGGGTTACCGGTTTGGGAATGCCTGGGGCACGACAACGTGTGCATGATAGGTTATAACGCCGTATCGCCGTTGGTTGATGCTGCTTTAAAAGATATAAAAGGTATTGATGCTAATCAGGTTTATGAGGCCGTAAGAGCTGCTGCCATGTCAACCGAAAAGCATAGCCCCAACTACGATAAAAACGGGATGGAGGAATATATTCAGCTGGGTTTTGTGCCCGCCGAGTTAAACTGTGCCGTATCCAAAACCACCGAGCAAAACTATTACGACTGGTGCATCGCCATGCTGGCCAAAAAATTGGGGCGCACAGCGGATGCCCAACTATTTATAGAACGAAGCCTGGGATATAGGAATCTGTTTAATCCGCAAACACAATTCCTTCATTCGAAATATACCACCGGCGAATGGCGCGAGATGGACCTGACGGTGTGGAGCGATTTAATTGGCAACTATGTTTCGGGTAATATCTGGGCATATTCCGCCTTTGTGCCACACGATGTGGAAGGCTTGATGAGTCTCATTGGCGGTAGAGAAGAATTGGCTACCTGGCTCGATGGAATTTTTACCGACACAAGCCACATTGCAGGCGATACCCATGTTGACATTTCGGGCTTTATTGGAAAATATGGACATGGCGATGAGCCCGGTCACCACATGCCTTATCTGTACAATTATGCAGGTCAACCATGGAAAACCCAAAGTTATGTGCGTAAAGTGATGGACGATTTTTATCAGGATACACCTGATGGATTGGTGAATAACGATGATTTGGGCCAAATGTCGGCCTGGTATATTTTTGGTGCCCTGGGGTTTTATCCGGTTTGTCCCGGCGACATGCAATATATCATTACCGCTCCCCTATTTTCGAGCGCTGCCATTCAACTCGAAAATGGGAAACAGTTTACGATAAGAGCCAAAAACAATCCCAAGGAAAATATTTATATCCAGTCTGTAACTTTAAATGGTGAGCCCTACACCAAGTCGTTTATCGCGCACCAACAAATTATGCAAGGCGGCGAAATGGTTTTTGAGATGGGCGGTGAACCCAATAAAAAATGGGCATCAGAACCTGAGGATATGCCGGTTTCCTCAGTCTCGGTTCCTAAGGGCAGTAGTGCTTTGCCACAAATAACACTAAAGCCTTTTGACAAAGATAACAGCGAGATGTTTGAAGGAAGCCGCAAGGTCAGGTTGCACAGCAATACGCCCGATGCCGATATCTATTATACGCTCGACGGCTCAACGCCCGACAAAAAAAGCAAAAAATACAAGGGTGGTATCACGATGCACAAAACATCCAACCTCAAAGCCATTGCATATGCCGATGGGATGAAGCCCAGCTTTGTTTACGATCGCACCTATTATGCGGGAAGGCGCTTTGAAGAATTGGCACAAGGATATCCTATACTCACCTTGGAAAATAAAGCTGGTCAACACATCCCAACAAAAGACAGCCCCTTGATGAATCAGAAAATAGGATCAGAAAAATTTAACGATGGCAGGTGGGTAGGCTTTAATGGAAGAGATATGGTGGCCGTTATCGATTTTGGTCAGGAAATAAGGCTCAAAAACCTGAGCCTCGGTTTCCTATCCAATACCGGGGTATGGATATTTCCCCCCTCGGCAATCTCCGTATCTGCTTCCAACGACAACAAAAACTTTAAAGAAATCGCGCACAAATCGTTCAGCTATTCACAAGCGGAATTAGAAGAAACTTTTTTGGAACGTCCGATTTTTAATCTTAATCATATAAAAACACGCTATTTAAAAGTAACAGCCAGTGAATTCGGACCTATCCCATCATGGCACGCCGCCACAGGGCATAAGGGCTTGATGTACCTGGATGAAATAATCCTAAATTAA